Proteins encoded together in one Streptomyces sp. NA04227 window:
- a CDS encoding TIGR02677 family protein has translation MHRVPPEMFRFATVERSDLYGAVLDAFGVAGEHLETALGLDEVRGRLRGVGWAAAAEDEELHEALRKLVQWELLDVVHNHAENYRTAEEYERRNLQYSLTRRGEAALAGVRHALEVLASTGALQTAVLEAIADRLDELCLLSDEPASADRKIFSTLRELEGHLEALVENTKAFNGELQRLLRAEGADLEVFREVKAATVAYLQEFLVNLDRRGGMVAAAVARVEERGTAVLRERALRGAELPPVAGEDPAAGWLESRRARWAGLRAWFLPDEGARPRIEQLHDIARRAIVSLLQVLERINESRRRSSSAVQDFRELARWFAAAPAEEDLHRLWSTAFGLGPARHAHLAHPDPELIPSSLSWSEAPPVEVSALLRTSGRTERFTRTAKVRDVAAVRAERAERARAERAELVRGWQELETEGPVRLSSFGAMDPAVFDRLLDLLGRALSARPDAAGRRRATTGDGRVEIVLMPPPDERTAVLHTAKGSLTGPDYVVHITAAGGANVLPAGRAAWQEAAG, from the coding sequence ATGCACAGAGTTCCACCGGAGATGTTCCGATTCGCCACGGTGGAGAGGTCCGATCTGTACGGGGCCGTACTGGACGCCTTCGGGGTGGCCGGTGAGCACCTGGAGACGGCACTGGGGCTCGACGAGGTGCGCGGTCGGCTGCGCGGGGTGGGCTGGGCGGCGGCGGCCGAGGACGAGGAACTGCATGAGGCGCTCAGGAAGCTCGTGCAGTGGGAGCTCCTGGACGTGGTGCACAACCACGCGGAGAACTACCGCACGGCCGAGGAATACGAGCGGCGCAACCTGCAGTACTCGCTGACTCGACGGGGTGAGGCCGCTCTCGCCGGAGTTCGGCACGCGCTTGAGGTTCTTGCCTCCACGGGTGCGCTGCAGACGGCCGTGCTGGAGGCGATCGCCGACAGACTGGACGAGCTGTGCCTGCTGTCCGACGAACCCGCCTCGGCCGACCGCAAGATTTTCAGCACGCTGCGGGAGCTGGAGGGGCATCTGGAGGCCTTGGTGGAGAACACCAAGGCCTTCAACGGCGAACTGCAGCGGCTCCTGCGCGCAGAGGGCGCGGATCTGGAAGTTTTCCGTGAGGTCAAGGCCGCCACCGTTGCCTATCTGCAGGAGTTCTTGGTCAACCTCGACCGGCGTGGGGGGATGGTCGCCGCCGCCGTGGCCCGGGTGGAGGAGCGGGGGACCGCCGTGCTGCGAGAGCGAGCCCTGCGCGGCGCCGAGCTGCCGCCGGTGGCTGGTGAGGATCCCGCGGCCGGCTGGCTGGAGAGCAGGCGGGCGCGCTGGGCGGGTCTGCGGGCGTGGTTCCTTCCGGACGAAGGGGCGCGGCCCCGGATCGAGCAGCTGCACGACATCGCCCGGCGGGCCATCGTCTCCCTCCTGCAGGTTCTGGAACGGATCAACGAGTCGCGGCGCCGCTCCTCCAGCGCTGTGCAGGACTTCCGGGAACTGGCGCGCTGGTTCGCGGCGGCTCCCGCTGAAGAGGACCTGCACCGGCTGTGGTCGACCGCCTTCGGCCTCGGCCCTGCCCGCCACGCTCACCTCGCCCACCCCGACCCGGAGTTGATTCCGTCGTCCCTTTCCTGGTCCGAAGCCCCGCCGGTGGAGGTGTCGGCTCTGCTGCGGACCAGCGGACGGACGGAGCGCTTCACCCGTACGGCCAAGGTGCGGGATGTCGCGGCCGTCAGGGCGGAGCGCGCCGAGCGGGCCCGAGCGGAGCGAGCGGAACTCGTGCGCGGCTGGCAGGAACTGGAGACGGAAGGACCCGTGCGCCTGTCCTCCTTCGGCGCGATGGATCCCGCTGTCTTCGACCGCCTGCTCGACCTGCTGGGCCGGGCTCTGTCCGCTCGGCCGGACGCGGCCGGCCGGCGGCGTGCCACGACGGGAGACGGCCGGGTGGAGATCGTGCTCATGCCGCCTCCCGATGAGCGCACCGCCGTACTGCACACCGCGAAGGGTTCACTGACCGGTCCGGACTACGTCGTCCACATCACCGCGGCGGGCGGAGCGAACGTCCTCCCGGCCGGCCGCGCCGCGTGGCAGGAGGCGGCGGGATGA
- a CDS encoding PIN domain-containing protein: MSGALILDSEGLAKAVRRDREVHEWLTAARDADLPVITSAAVLVEVIHPRINDAALKWTLSRLRVEPVIQALAQSAATLLRAAGMHGHKYAIDAMLCATALAQPGRVTILTSDVEDITMLTADHPRVTAEKV; this comes from the coding sequence GTGAGCGGCGCCCTGATCCTGGACAGCGAGGGCCTGGCCAAAGCCGTGCGACGCGACCGCGAGGTCCACGAGTGGCTCACCGCCGCCCGCGACGCCGACCTACCCGTGATCACCTCAGCCGCAGTCCTTGTCGAGGTGATCCACCCCCGGATCAACGACGCCGCCCTCAAATGGACGCTGTCCCGGCTGCGGGTCGAGCCGGTCATCCAGGCACTCGCCCAGTCCGCCGCCACCCTGCTGCGCGCGGCCGGAATGCACGGCCACAAGTACGCCATCGACGCCATGCTCTGCGCCACCGCCCTCGCTCAGCCTGGCCGAGTCACGATCCTGACGTCCGATGTAGAGGACATCACCATGCTCACCGCCGATCACCCCCGCGTGACCGCCGAGAAAGTCTGA
- a CDS encoding DoxX family protein, with translation MTTAQITLAVALSLVLVPLGLGKIAAVPFMRRAAAHLDMPPGLYRVVGALEVAGAVGLLLGPASAPLGMAAGIGLALLMTAAAVVHLRHGDPPVRALPAAVLALTAVAYAGATVAAD, from the coding sequence GTGACCACCGCACAGATCACCCTCGCCGTCGCGCTGTCCCTCGTCCTCGTTCCGCTGGGACTGGGGAAGATCGCCGCGGTGCCGTTCATGCGCCGGGCGGCAGCGCACCTCGACATGCCACCGGGCCTCTACCGCGTCGTCGGCGCCCTGGAGGTGGCCGGAGCCGTCGGACTGCTGCTCGGACCGGCTTCCGCCCCGCTCGGGATGGCCGCCGGCATCGGGCTGGCGCTGCTGATGACCGCGGCCGCGGTTGTCCACCTGCGCCACGGCGATCCGCCCGTGCGGGCCCTACCGGCCGCCGTGCTTGCCCTGACGGCGGTGGCATACGCCGGGGCGACGGTCGCAGCCGACTGA